The Festucalex cinctus isolate MCC-2025b chromosome 12, RoL_Fcin_1.0, whole genome shotgun sequence genome segment ACAAATGGACCTACTTCAAAGCAATATGGAATGACGTGATTGAGTTCCCACCCCGAAAAAGCTACTTGAGAGGGGCTCATTTGGCCATACAGGGATGGATGGTGaccaggcacacacacacacacagttggcCGGCTAGCCTTCTCAGTTACAAGGCTCAGATCAGGTGGCGTTGCTTCATAACTAGGCCGTGCTCCTcaacaaaaagaaaccaaaaagaCTCAACTCCCCCGCGACTTTATTATTCACGCCGTCTTCACCTGAGAAGACCCGAGAGGGGGTGCAGACTACTCTTTTTAAGCTCCAATTTAGTCAGCAACCACTCCAGACTGTTGCTAAATACAAGTAATAAACACAGTATGTCACGCACGAGCCTTGCATGTCAAAGTCTTAAAGTTGCAGCAGTTAATAGGCTTAAAACAGCAGATCACTGATGACACAATAACAAACCAAATCCCGTAAGAGCTTTAACATTTATGCTTACTGTATATGGATCTTCGAGTCAGTGAGTGCAAACGTGGAAACAAAGATTAAGACATGGTCGCCTTCTTTGTTGCTAATTTCACTTGGTTCACCCTGATCGTGTGATATTCTTGAATATGTTGGAAAATAAACACAAGGAAATAGATTAccgcagtgttttttttttgttttactcatAATGTCAAAACACCCCCCCCTTGTTGTTATCAGGTCACTGCTCCAGTGCGATCTCTGCCATTGGGTCAGTGTGCCACGCACGTCTCATCTAACAGACCCGCAGTCGGGATGCGGTTGCCATGGTCGCGGCAGAGCTCGCGCAATACCCGCAAATGAAATCCCCGCTTTCCAGTTTCCAGGCAGGATTGCCGCTTTGTTTTGGAATGGCGCACGTGTGCGATGCACGTGCCCGCATCGAGACGGAGATGTCGTGAGGGAGAATACGCTTTTGAGGTTACAGGGGAAGTAGGGCGTGTGATTGTGCAGCCATGTGTGTTTTGTGCAAGCGTAGCTGTTGGGAAACAACGCTCTGATGTAACATAAACTGCTCTCTCCCAGGGATCTCGGACGTCCACGTGAACCCGTTTGTGCGATGTGGCGCTCTCCCATAAAAGCACGTGTCAAAAAGTGTGTTGGTATGGTCACagctatttattattaaatatgtgTTAGTAGATTTCAGTGTTTTCAAAGCGGTCGCtgtcaaaaacacaacaactgaGTCTATTTATATCATGTTAAGAAGTGCAAGGACTTCATCTAGtgtatgtttattattaatGGATGATGTATTGAGTTGCAGTTGCAGCCAATGCTCTTGGCAGCAACTGCCAAATGCTAAAGAGTCAAATGTGTGATGAATTAATCATGTTTGGTTTATTGTGATTTGTTTACTAACGTCAATGTATTgcgtgatttgatttgatttggtcTAATGTATCACGGAAGTCAAATGCTCACATTCTTAACTGTCATAAAACACTGAAAAGAAGGCGAGTGCTACGTAAATGcccatctttttattttctttactgtAATGGCTAAGCTTGTCTGATGATGCCAATTTTATTCATTAACATGTGGTGCGACCAAAATGAAACAACCAATTtcagacttttttatttattttgaaagacaTTTAAAGACAGGAGTTTGTATAATCCACAAGACAGTCAAGAAACCATGGAAGAAGCTATCAGGTTTGTACAGGCTCATAACTatgtaaacaatataaaataataataataaaataaacatttgaccCTTTTAGTAGGTAGCAATCATATTTATACATGTGGTATgacctggaaaaaaatattaattttgtccAACAAATGTATATgttaattttgttttgcttgtttggctagctagctagcttgttttgtttaaatggctaattgttagcctccAAACTAGGTTGACAATACTGTCTTAGCTTTTGCGACCATTGTGGAATGCTTTCGTAGATGATAATATTATAGAGAATTATAATTgtagatgataataataaagaatattttatgtgttttatgATAAATTAACTGTGCTACTGAAAAGCCAAATTCACTCTAGTAAATTGACGTGTTTTCTTGACAGTCAGCTGTCCTTTGTTGTGCTCGAGCACAACAAAGGGAAGCTGCAACTCATGCTTGCACATCTTTTCTTGTTTACAGTGACCACTCAGGCAAGAAGTGATCATCTTTCCAATATCTCAGCGGACACGCGATCCAATCCTCTCTTCCCACATTGCATCCACCCATTCTGGCTGGACGGCAGGAGGATCAAAGTAACAAATCTCACGGTATGTCCAACACGAGAAACACAGAGGAAGAAGGGACCCATGACTTCTCACACAGCTCTGGTGGTGGGGGGGCGACATAGATGAAGGGCAGGGGAGTTGGGGGAAGGGTCTGTGGGAGAATGCTGAGGGTGAGAGGACCAGCTGGGCCACAGGGTTATTGATCAGTGCTCGTCCTGTGGGGAGGGGTGATCAGCAACACCTGATCTGCACAACAATACTTGACTGCACAGTGAGATTGTTGGTTAAATGTCAGAATGCAATTGTGGCCACATTAGGTAAACTTGCACAATCTTGTAGAATACAGAATAATGTGCATTTAACTATAAGATTATTATACTCAGTTAAGGCCAAAATATAAAACATGCAACTGCATAAAACTGCATTTTAATATTCAGTGCTTGCTATTACCATTACCATAAATGCAGgctggatttgtatttttatttttttttcgtccaTTTTATTACTCCTTGATTTCATTTagctgcaaatgttttgtaaataTACCCGTTATTGTATTGCAGCAATAAGTGATCAATAATCCATAATATTGGCAGACATAGTAGACAAAAACGTCATGTTTTGCTTAGGGCACAATGGAGGCGTCGGCAActaaagcagcagcagcagcacactCAAGTGCATGTTTGGGACCAGACGAGAAGAGCACTGCACAGTAGTAGAAGCGTGCAAGAGCTCGCGTGAGAGTGGGAATTTCCCGTCCACGTGTCTGAAGACGCGATGGAGGAGGCGGGATCACAACAAACTCGACGATTGGTTACGGCGAGGCACTCTTAAAGGGAAGGGCTGCGTCCCGGCTCGGGCCCACAGGAGATGACCGACGTAAATACGTGCGTCTTTAAGAGGGCTTATTTACCAAGTTGAAGAGCCACGCCCCGGCGGCGGAGTTTAGTTTTGCAGCTGACGTCGGCGAAATGAAATCGGCTTGTAGCAGTTTTCCCCACAGAATGGAACTTGTCGTGGCGGAGATACGGGCTAAACTTGGGTGACCTGGCAGGATATTAACGTcggttcatgtttttgtttcccccatCTGCGCAATAACAAGGAAGCTTGTGTAACGGGTAAGTTCCGATTAATACACTtaaagcgccccccccccccccttttttttaacggACCGCAAGCCGGCTTTTACGTAATTTAGCACCAAAATACTTGTACATTTATCCTGTTGAACTCAATTTACTCCTAAAATCGTGTCGAAACAGAAACCAAGATTACAATACACGTCACTTGATTTTCTGAATAAATAAGAACGTGCACAAACTATAACTAcaagtatatataaatatagtgttttatttttatcacatttattagAATTGTATCATTGTTAAAAACGAAGTAGCATTTAACTGCCCAACGTTTACAACAAGGCTCTTTTCTTAAAAAGAGAGTTGTCGCTTGAAATGTGCACTTTaatttttgtgggttattattattattgtgttcaGAATGTTTTACTTTAATATAATTATGTGTGTGTGATTATTTCTAATGTCATGCTATTTCTCACCCGAGTCGAGTTATAATTCCATAGCTTAATATATCTGTCAACTTAATAATTGTATTTTCATTTGATAATGACCGTCTTGATGTGATCGAGTCTCGAGAGTACAAATAAAGTGCACAACCCCCATCGCCTTCCTTTGGCTGCATTGTGTTACGGCAGGGGGAGCCATGACACAAATACTGCTCACTGCAGTGCAAAGAGCAACTCAGGTTATctggaagttttttttcctggctcatCCGAGTCCTCTATGGTCCTTGTAATATGTTTGTTTAACAAAGCCTGGAGTGGCTTTACTCAGTGTTGATTGTGAAGGCACACAGTATATACTGTAGAGTATATCAAAAGGTTTAGCATGTTAAGTCTGCTTGTGTGGGGTGAAGAAATTAAATCTTCATGTCAGAGAGTTGGCAAGCTGACAGGCCAGAGTAGAGAGATTGAACATTTTCCACCAAGACTGTCATTACTCTTTTTCTGTGAACCCTAATTTGGCGGTGTGGTAGTAGTCTAACCCTGTATTACAACTCCATGTTGACTGGGGGATTAGCTGGTGATGCAACTTGTATTTCACCCGTATTTTGATCTGACTCAGGGTTGAGTGCAATGAATCATAATGTTACTGGAGAATAGCATTTTGCCTTTTGGCGGCAGATTTTGtatcagtgtttgtgtgtgttgtgttaaATGTACACTGACTTATGTGCAGGAGTGTTAGAAGTTATGGCCAGGTTAGCATGAACACAAATAAACCTTAAATCATACATTTACCTCAGAAGCCAATCTTTGACCACAGTGAGCTGTGTGGTTTAAACAGTGAAAGGAACAAAACTATCATCTTGCCACAGAGGGAAGCCTCATCTCTTGCCCAGCTTGTCCATTGTGGTTTTATTGATTGGAGAACACACATTATAAACCAGACAGGTTGTCTAGTGTGCTTATGTGTATTAGGAAGACGTCTGATACAATCAGCAAATTGCTGTGTGTCCTCATTGTGGGCTCCGTCTCATCTCATATTTCCCTCTCTTTCCCCCATTTAACCTTCTAGTGTGCTCATCGTGTAGTGTCCCCGcatggaggatgaggaggatgatGTGTTTGAGCCAGATCCCCACTGCTGGCGCACCACATTCAAGGAGATAAAGTGTGAGGAGCGGGCTACACAGACACCTGGCCCCGTCCTGGCATCGAACAACGGCATGCTGCCCTGTGGAGTCGCAGAGGAGCCAAGACCACTCTTCTACGGTGAGTCGGAGCTAATCACtaggtcgctttttttttttttaaagggccaGTAGCGATTATTAGTCTTCAAAGAGGCCGAtcaccgatatttcaagctcaTATTTACTTTCACTAAAAGGAAAAATGTtggcgttaaaaaacaaaaaacaaaaaacaacaaatttatCTGAAAAATTGTTCAGCAATAAGCAAAAtattgaaggttttttttttaatttatttatttttaaatcttagaCAATACCAtccttgtttaaaattaaaacagtTTAAGGCGCTCCTTCCCAGGGTAATcagcatttctttaaaaaaaaaaaaaaaaaaacatgtgaaaAGCAACCTATTGTTTCCAAAGTAAATAGTTttcaaaaattacaaaatatttcaaatataaaattttaatttatctTGTTTCTAATTAAAACAGAAGTTGCAGAAAGGTTCAATGGTATaagcatataataataataaatataaatttaaatgagATTCCCTGAAATTAACAGTTTTATATTGAACTATTATCTgccgccagttttttttttttccgtgaaCATGCAAAATATCGGCGCAGAGCTTTGCAGTCAGCAGCATCTAAAATTTAAATCACATAAAaatatctattaaaaaaaaagtaaaattaaataagaagaaaaagagaaataataataataaaaataataaataaacatttaaatgagtagttccctgaagttagttttaaattgatctattatcgtcagtcttatttttttttttttttaaaggctgatgccgatattcgtcaaaatgtagAATATCGTCACGGATAATCAGCTCGGCCgataatcagtctatccctaCTAATTACTAACGAGGAACTGCGAGGGGAACGTTCCCCCGTGCGTGTGAGACAGTTGTAAAAGCAAGCGTGATGCTTGAATGTGAGAAATGGGAAAGTGTGTTGTTGCGCTGACGTGACCTGCGGCGCCTGATAGTCGTGATCACGGCGAGCTTTTATGGCGCGCGTGGAGTGTACCCAGCTGCTTTGCTATTCAAAAGGCGCCAGGCTGTCATTGTGACTGAGCGGACATGACAGGGGCGACTGACTACCTGTGTGAGTAGGCTGTAACTGATTATCAGTGGCAGCGAAGTTTCAATGGCACCATATACTGTGTACATGTAATCATTGCTGGGTTGCTCCGTAGTGACGATAGATACCGACTTTACACCACATTAGGTGAGCGTGACTTTTAACACCGTAAAATGGCTCACTGTGATTGGCTCAGGAGAAAATACAGCAGCTGTGAAAGTTCCGTTTGAAGCCTTGCAGACTGACTTGCCGCCTGCTCTATCAtcatcacacgcacacacaaaagaaaaggCCATCAGGTGTCACGTTAACACGTTCTAAGACCAAACCTCGGCTCTTCAACAGGTAACGCAGGTTTTCGATTGCACTTCCCGGCCCACTTTGAACTTGTCGGGGAGCCGGAGGACAGACTGCAAGAAAGCGAAGACGGGATGGAGAGGCAACGCCAGCAGCATCCGCAGCCGGCGGCACGCAGCATAGAGGCCTGCATCGGTCAGAAACTCCAGCTGATTGGAGACCAGTTTCATCGGGATCACTTACAG includes the following:
- the bmf1 gene encoding BCL2 modifying factor 1 is translated as MEDEEDDVFEPDPHCWRTTFKEIKCEERATQTPGPVLASNNGMLPCGVAEEPRPLFYGNAGFRLHFPAHFELVGEPEDRLQESEDGMERQRQQHPQPAARSIEACIGQKLQLIGDQFHRDHLQLYHRNQRIRGLPWWRLATAVLGLLFDRAFFLAGRGGARRR